DNA from Triticum aestivum cultivar Chinese Spring chromosome 7D, IWGSC CS RefSeq v2.1, whole genome shotgun sequence:
CTGACAAGGACCTCCACATCAACGCACACTTCATCGGCAACCACAACCCGGATATGAAGCGTGACTTCACATGGGTGCAGGCCCTCGGCATCACCTTCGGCGATGGCCACCGCCTCTATGTCGGTGCCCGAAAGGCTGTTCagtgggacgaggaggaggaccacGTCCAGATCGCCCTTGACGGCGAGCCCGTGGAGGTCGAGGCCGCTAAGAATGCACGGTGGTTATCCAAGGCCATGCCCGGACTCTCCATCACGCGTACCGACACGGTGAACACCATCGTCGTGGAGCTAGATGGTGTGTTCAGCATCTCGGCCAACGCCGTGCCCATCACCGATGAGGATTCCCGGGTCCATAGCTATGGCAAGACTGAGGAGGACAGCCTCGTGCACCTCGACCTCGGGTTCAAGTTCTACGACCTCACCAATGACGTGGATGGTGTGCTCGGCCAGACCTACCGCTCCGACTACATCAGCAAGGTCAACGTCACGGCCAAGATGCCTATCATGGGCGGCGCACCCAAGTACCTCTCAGCCGGCCTCTTCTCCACAGACTGTGCTGTCTCCCAGTACCACCGCAGCGGCGCCAGCTCAGTCGAGACATTTGCGTTATAAATGGATATCTAAACACACGCAcaatcaaacaatgcaaggaaaggAAGAAATAAGATCCAAACTGTATTAGCTTACAAAAAGATCCAAACTCTATTACATGCTTAATTAATTCAATAATCCACAAGTAACTGTACTTCCAATATATATGTCGCTCATGTAACTGTTTTTGAATCGAATGAATACAATCGATTCGACTTGTTTTGTGGGAAATGTCTCATGCGTATTTTACCTCTTGTTTTGCTTTGGTTCACATTAATCGTAGTAAAGTTGAACCAAAATATGTAGCCACATTTCATCACTTAAATATTCCATTACGTAACCACCATAACTTGCCACAGAAATACCTTCATGAATTAATAGAATCTAGTGACGTTGATAAATGGAAGTATATTTGGAATTAATTCAACTCATTATTCTTCTAGTAAATCTTATATCTTTTAAAAAATTGATAGTTTTGTATTAGGCACAGAATCTAGGCCTAAGAAATCTCTATAATATGGTTCCTCTTGTTATATGTGCTGTGGCCATTCTAGTGAGCACCCAATTTTTGGTTGGAACTCTCATTATTTTCTGCATTTCTAGGGCACTGCTATAATTTTGTGTGCCCAGTACGAAATTAAGGAGTATTATTTTTTAGACAAAAGGTAAATTTATTTACTTTGTTTTAGTAAAGCCAAACAGTCCTGTAGTTGCATGAGGTCACTAGTGTCAGACAGAGGAAGGAACAAACATCAACATCACCCTAACGATCACTAGTGCGAGGCGCTAGTAAATACTACTTGCCAGGGTCGGGCCCACAGTGGTGCAAAAAGTGCGGCCCGCACAAGGCCCAAAATTCTGGAGGGCCCAAAATTTTTACATAGGCCTAGTATTAAAAGAAACTTATACAGTACTGGGCTGCTAGGCGCTGGAGTGGGCTCTGCCACTCTGGGCTGGAGTCGAAGCGACGAGGGCATCCATCGAGCGACAGCGACCAGCGCTGAAACAGGATCGGCCGGTCGCGAAATCATTGGTCGAGGAATACTCGTTGCATGTCTaaaaaaaaaaaagaatactcGTTGCAAAGATCGCTCTAACCTCTAAGGTTGTGACAAGtgacgcgctgcatgtgcgccacctGTCGCAACCcgggagtttttccttttttcgtagatccgtttattcaaaacgttttatcttttaaaccgtgcgtctAAATATCGAACCCCTTTCACTGCTGGATTCctcgtgtcgagatcttcaaaactagatcctcatgttgataggttttgacgaactttttttatgaaaaaaccgaaccggaagaacgggtttttccctttccaaaagaggcaccccgtacctctcacgaaatcacaaccgtgcttctcgcggaagcaaaactgtgactctcgcggaaggaaaaacaaaaaagaaacgtgttttttttcgttttcgaggaaGCACGGCCGTGACTAtcgcgaaagcacaactgt
Protein-coding regions in this window:
- the LOC123170710 gene encoding uncharacterized protein translates to MAVKRQAAWCFLAVVLVVTLSVAMAQPPQPRVGGPGRGKLPPGNGRFEAVTFNKFHKRKYEVACTDNRGPPCLVSCPKNCPNKCLAYCSYCMTFCMCDLFPGQSCGDPRFTGGDGNTFYFHGKKDQDFCIVSDKDLHINAHFIGNHNPDMKRDFTWVQALGITFGDGHRLYVGARKAVQWDEEEDHVQIALDGEPVEVEAAKNARWLSKAMPGLSITRTDTVNTIVVELDGVFSISANAVPITDEDSRVHSYGKTEEDSLVHLDLGFKFYDLTNDVDGVLGQTYRSDYISKVNVTAKMPIMGGAPKYLSAGLFSTDCAVSQYHRSGASSVETFAL